TTTGTTTTCGTTCAGGTGAACAAAAGTTGAACGCGACACAAGAACGACCCGAATGGTTAACGATCTCCGACGAGGTCCGAGCCGCGCTCGCTGCGGGGCGACCCGTTGTGGCGCTGGAATCGACACTCATTGCGCACGGATTGCCGTGGCCGGTGAACGTGGAAACCGCTCGCGAATCAGAAACCGCGGTGCGTGCTGGCGGTGCGGTTCCCGCGACAATTGCGGTTCTGAACGGTGTACCGCTCGTGGGCCTCACCGACGCTCAGCTCGAAAACCTCGCGCGTTTACCCAACGTGCGCAAAGCGAGTCGGCGCGATCTCGGGGCGGCAGTCGCATTGAAGCAGCACGCGGCGACAACCGTTTCGGCGACGATGGCGCTCGCGCACGCGGCCGGTATTCGCGTTTTCGCCACGGGCGGACTCGGCGGCGCGCACCGAGAGGGCGAGCCGTTTGACATCTCCGCCGATCTTGCCGAACTCGCCCGCACGCCGGTTCTGGTCGTATGCGCGGGGGCCAAGAGTATCCTGCATCTTCCGCGAACGCTGGAGATCCTCGAAACGTTCGCCGTGCCGGTTGTGGGCTACCGCACGGATGCGTTCCCGACCTTCTATGTGCGAGATCACGTTCCCCCACTCCCGGTCTCCGCGCGAGTCGAATCCGCACACGAAGCTGCTGCACTGTTCGCGGCACACGTGCAAATGGGCGGCGCGGGTGCCGTGCTCGCGCAACCGTGTTCGGCTGATGTCGCGATACCGGCGGCGGAATTCGACACATGGCGGAGCGAAGCAGAAAAGGCAGCGCTCGCTGCGAGTGTAACCGGGGCGAAAGTGACGCCGTTCCTGCTTGCCCGCATCGCGGAGCTAAGCGCCGGGCGCACGCTCATAGCGAATCGCGCTCTGATCGTTGCGAATGCACGACTCGCTGCGGAGGTAGCGGTGGCTCTCGCGAGTGCGTAGAGCCGGTTCTACAACGACGTCATGATTCAGTTTCGTTGCTGGTTTTGTAATCGCGGCTACTGGAAGCCGGACAATCAGGCAGGTAAACGTTTCGAGTGTGGGTGCGGTCGGCGAGCGAAGGTACTGTATCGCTCGAACCGCTCGAGTAAAACGCGCTCGTTGACAGATTGGTTGCTCGAAACGCTCATTTACGGCGGTGCGTGTGCGGTGTTCGCGTTCGGATTGTCGTTCGTACTCGTTACGCGGCTGCCGTTTTTCGCCCGCGACTTCACGCCGGTCATCTTCGCAACGCTAATCGGCTTGGGTGCGGGGGCAATCTTCGGCGAATGGGCACTCAACTGGCTCGGTCAGAAACTCCGCGACCGCGAAAACGAGTGAACTATGTCACCCGATGAAGCGGCTTTTCTCGAGGCAATTCGAGACAACCCAACAGATGAAACGACCCGCCTCGTGTACGCCGACTGGCTCGCGGATCGAGACGACTCACGAGCGGCGTTCGTTCGCTTCTCCGCGGATTTTTTGCGGTATGCTCGCGAATTGAAAAATCGACACAGCGCGTTACCAACCGAATGGTTGGATGTCATCGATCCGTACCGCCGCTTTTTTGTACTCCGAGTGCCGTCTTCCGGTGGAGCAAACGAACACCCGGTGGTAACCGCAGTTTTTGTTAAACAAGGCGATTCAGCTGTTAGCGGACAATCGTTAATAGAAATCAGCGAAGACAAGGCGTCGTTTGAAATAACAGCAGAACACACAGGGACGATTGTTTCCGTTTTCGTGCGCCCCGGTGACCGTGTGTCGATTGGCCAACCGGTCCTCACGTACCTATCGTCGCAAGAAATTCCTTGCCCAGCTACATCCCCAACGCCACTTGTGCTTCCATCACGCCATCTTCCCACCGTACCGTTCCATGCATTCATTCGAGAATTAGAACGCCGCAGAGAGGTGATGCGAACCACCTCCTCCGCGCGAATCAACGCGATAATCGCCCACCAAAGGACTGCAGCTGCAATCGTGTTTGGCAGAGGCGTTGTGCTGGATGCAAACAATGCCGCAGAATCTCACCGCGGGTGGGCCGAAGGAGAATCAGAAACCCGCATGCGGGAACACGGTCTCACCGATGAACAGATGGCTCAAGAGCGACTCGATATTCACATCGAAACACTTCGCTTGCTCCTCACGCGCTACGGTCAACCAGACGGTTTCAGCGGGTTACCCGAACTACCCGATGAACCGACAAGCGAGTGAACCTAGCACGGCCATCCGTTCTCCTATCCCGTGTAGTCCGCTACAATTCCGTTTCGTGCCGCTGTTATTTCGCATTCTGAAATTCCGCACCCGCGGGAGCCGTTCATGGCCGAGCCGTACAAGATCGTCATCGGGCTGGAAGTTCACGTCCAGCTCCTCACCAAAACCAAGCTGTTTTGCGGGTGCCTCAACAAGTTCGGGCAGGCGCCGAACACCGCGACGTGCCCCGTCTGTCTCGGGCTGCCGGGTTCGCTGCCGGTCATGAACGAGCACGCCTTCAAACTCGCACTCCGCGCGGCACTCGCGCTCAACTGCCAGATCGCCGAACACCCGGGGCAAACACGCGGATTCACCAAGTGGGACCGCAAGAATTACTACTACCCCGACTTGCCGAAGAACTACCAGATCTCGCAATACGACCTGCCGTTCAGCCACGATGGGTGGCTCGAAATCAACATCGCGAAGGACACCAAGAAGGAGTTTGTTGCGAAGAAGATCGGCATCATCCGGGCGCACCTCGAAGAGGACGCGGGGAAGAACCTGCACGACGAGAGCGGTAAGGGCGCGGATACGCTCGTGGACCTCAACCGTACCGGTACACCGCTGCTCGAAATCGTGTCGCACCCCGACATGACTTCGGCCGCGGAAGCGATCGCGTACCTGGAAGAAATCCGGCTCATGCTCCGCGAGATCGGCGTGTCCGACTGCGAGATGCAAGAAGGCTCGCTGCGCTGCGACGCGAACGTGAACATCCACGTCCCCGTGATCGGCAAAGAGCACGCCGAGACCGGCCAGGACTACCACGCGACGCCGCTCGTCGAGATCAAGAACCTGAACAGCTTCCGCGCCGTGGGTAA
This region of Gemmata massiliana genomic DNA includes:
- a CDS encoding pseudouridine-5'-phosphate glycosidase — encoded protein: MNATQERPEWLTISDEVRAALAAGRPVVALESTLIAHGLPWPVNVETARESETAVRAGGAVPATIAVLNGVPLVGLTDAQLENLARLPNVRKASRRDLGAAVALKQHAATTVSATMALAHAAGIRVFATGGLGGAHREGEPFDISADLAELARTPVLVVCAGAKSILHLPRTLEILETFAVPVVGYRTDAFPTFYVRDHVPPLPVSARVESAHEAAALFAAHVQMGGAGAVLAQPCSADVAIPAAEFDTWRSEAEKAALAASVTGAKVTPFLLARIAELSAGRTLIANRALIVANARLAAEVAVALASA
- a CDS encoding TIGR02996 domain-containing protein, which encodes MSPDEAAFLEAIRDNPTDETTRLVYADWLADRDDSRAAFVRFSADFLRYARELKNRHSALPTEWLDVIDPYRRFFVLRVPSSGGANEHPVVTAVFVKQGDSAVSGQSLIEISEDKASFEITAEHTGTIVSVFVRPGDRVSIGQPVLTYLSSQEIPCPATSPTPLVLPSRHLPTVPFHAFIRELERRREVMRTTSSARINAIIAHQRTAAAIVFGRGVVLDANNAAESHRGWAEGESETRMREHGLTDEQMAQERLDIHIETLRLLLTRYGQPDGFSGLPELPDEPTSE